Within the Desulfonatronum thioautotrophicum genome, the region TATTCTCCAGCTGGGCCGATGCACTGAACCTGGACATCTGGCTCGAGGCCATGCACGCTTTCGGTCAGACTCCCGCTGACTACCTGCGTGCCAGGGACCCGGACCAGTCATTGCCCTGGGACCACGTTTCCAGCGGCGTGCGTCGTTCCTTCCTGCTTCGGGAGCGCCGTCTGGCCTTGGAAGGCCGCACCACCCCGGACTGTCGCCACGGCAAATGCCTGGGCTGCGGCGTCTGCACCACCACCGGCGTCAAGACCGTGCTGCGCCGGCAAGCCGGCCTGGATATCCGTCCCAGGGTTGATCAGGATCCTTGCCCAACCGAGACCTTGGCTCCGGCCTTCTCCGGGACGCAGTCGGATACCTCTTCGGATATTCAGCCAACTACCCAACCAGATGCCCAACCGAAAGCCCAGCCGAAAGCCCAACCGGATGCCCAAAAAACTTTGCAACCGGACACGCAACGGGAAAATCTGTCCGCCAAGGCCTGCACGCTCCGCATTGACTACCGCAAACTTGGCCCGGCGGTGTATTTCAGCCAGCTTGAACTGACCCGGCTCTTCGAACGATGCATGCGTCGGGCCGGAGTGGCCATGAGCTTCTCCCAGGGATTTCATCCCATGCCTCGGATGTCCTTTGGCCGGGCTCTGCCAGTGGGTGTGGGCAGCTTTCGCGAGCAACTGGTGATCGTACTCCGCTCCCCCATGGACGCCGCCGAACTGCATGCCCGCCTGAGCCCGGAGATGCCCAAGGGGCTGAACATCCTCGCGGTCCGGGATGCCGCACTCAAAGCTCGGGCTGATCAGCCGGCCTTTGAGGAATATCTGTTGCACCTGCGCAAGCCGGATGTCTCGAGCCAGGACACTCTGCTCCGAATCATGACCGCCTGGGAGGCATTTTTACCCCAGAAGCACGTCGAATTCGCCAAAAAGACCAAACGGGGCTCCCGGGAGATCAATCTGCGCGCCCTGTTCGCCTCCATCCGAATCGTAGGGGACAACCGTCTGAGGCTGATTTTCGACTTTCAGGAGGACTACCTTAATCCTTGGACCGCTCTTTGCGCCGTCACCCCTGAGCTGTCCTTCGAGTTTGCCGGGCTGACCAAAATTCGCTCAATGGCTACTTATCCGCACGCATCCGGGCAATGTTCAACCAGTGAGGCCGGGAAATGAGGGGATCAGCCCGGAACCGGGATGCTCCAGGCAGGCCGGCGTTCCGTTGGCAATCTCTGGCTCAAGATCAAAATGCCCTGACTCATGCCGGATAATGACTTGACATGGCTTACCCGCTGAGCGTATAGACCACCTCTTTCAGTTTTGTCAGTTTTGAACGAGGAGACGGAGCGCATGAAGACATATTCCCCGACAGCGGCGGAACTGGATCGCGAGTGGTACGTGGTCGACGCCGAAGACAAGATCCTTGGCCGCTTGGCGAGCACTATTGCCGGACGACTGCGTGGAAAGCATAAGCCTGAGTTTGTCCCGCACATGGACAACGGTGATTTCATCGTCGTGATCAACGCCGAAAAGGTCAAAGTCACCGGCGCCAAGCTGGACCAAAAGATGTATAATCGGCATTCCGGCTATATGGGCGGTCTGAAGCAGACCAAGCTGCGGACCATGCTCCAGAAAAAGCCCGAACACGTCCTGGAACACGCGGTCAAAGGCATGCTGCCCAAAAATCGCCTGGGGCGGGCCTTGCTAAAGAAGCTGAAGGTCTATCCCGGCTCTGAACATCCGCATGCGGCACAACAGCCGAAAACACTTGATTTTTAAAAGAGGTTGCGCATGAGCAATGAATTTTTTTACGGAACCGGTCGCCGAAAGTCCGCCGTGGCCAGAACCCGGATATATCCGGGCAGCGGCCAAATCCTGGTGAACAATCGGCCTTTTGACGAGTATTTTCCAAGGGCAACCTTGCAAATGATCGTGCGCCAGCCCCTGAATCTGACCAAGACCCTGGGCAAGTTCGATATCAAGGCCACCGTGGACGGGGGCGGGGTTGCCGGACAGGCCGAAGCCCTGCGGCATGGGATTTCCCGTGCACTCCTGGCCTTTGACCTGGAGCTGCGCCCGACCCTGAAGCGTGCTGGTCTGCTGACCCGGGACGCCCGGATCAAGGAACGCAAAAAGTACGGCCTGCGCTCCGCCCGCGCCCGCTTTCAGTACTCCAAGCGGTAACCATCGCCGGCCCGACCATACTGTTCAGGCAGATCTCTTCCGGGAGATCTGCCTTTTTTTGTTATTACGCCCATCCTTAAACTGGATTCCTGGCCATATTGGGCCGCCCCCAAACCGTTTTCCATTTCCTGATATGCCCCCCGACCACACGACGCACCCGGTGGAACTGGGAATCCAGCGCATCTACATCCTGCCATCCAAAACCGGTGCTGCCTATGCAATCCTGCTCGTGATCCTGTTGTTAATCTCCATCAACTATAACAACCCTCCCGGCTACCTGCTGACCTTTCTGCTCACCGGACTTGGCCTTGTCAGCCTCTTTCATACCCACCGCGGCCTTTCCGGGCTGCTGGTCAACCATGTGCCCAGCACACCGGTTTTCGCCGGAGACCGAGCCCAATTTCCGATCATTGTGGCCAACCCTGGCCGCAGGCACCGCTATGCGATTCAGGCCGGGTGGACGCGCACCGGTGATGCCCCGCTCATGGATATCCCTCCCATGGCCGAGGCGACCTTCCATCTCGGCCTGCAGACCAAAACCCGCGGGGAACTGCGACCGAAACGGGTCGTGGTAACCACGATCTTCCCGCTTGGTCTGTTCCGAGCCTGGTCCTGGGTTGAACTGCCTCTCCGGTGTCTGGTCTATCCGACTCCAGCCCCTGCTGCCTTGCCGGTGCCTGTCACCGCGGCTTCCGGGAGTGCTGTTTCCCCAGCCCAGCGAAAGGACGGTGATGAATTCGACGGCCTGCGGACCTACCAGCCAGGCGATTCGCTGCGGCGGATTGCCTGGAAGGCCGTGGCCCGGAGAACAGAGCTGATTTCCAAGGACTATGCCGGAGCGGCGGAAAGCCGGGAGATCCTACTGGACTGGGACGATCTCCCCGAAGAGGATGTCGAGGTCAGGCTGGCACAACTTTGCCGACTGGTCCTGGATGCCGAAGCTGCCGGAAACATCTACAGCCTGAGAGTGCCCGGCCAACGCATCATTGCCGGGAGCGGCCTGCGTCACCTGCACGCCTGCTTGACCCTTCTGGCTCTGTTCCCCGCCCCGTCCCGAGGCAGCCCATGAAGCGCCGCCCATTCATCTCCGCCCTTCTGCAACCCCCGCATGGTTCCTGGGTTTGGATCCTCGGACCGGCTTTCCTGGCCGCGCTTCCCCATTTTGCCAGGCTTCCCGTTTGGATCGGCATATGCTGCATCGCTTTATGGACTCTGCGGCTCCTGGCCACGCAACGGCCCGGCTTGA harbors:
- the rplM gene encoding 50S ribosomal protein L13, with product MKTYSPTAAELDREWYVVDAEDKILGRLASTIAGRLRGKHKPEFVPHMDNGDFIVVINAEKVKVTGAKLDQKMYNRHSGYMGGLKQTKLRTMLQKKPEHVLEHAVKGMLPKNRLGRALLKKLKVYPGSEHPHAAQQPKTLDF
- the rpsI gene encoding 30S ribosomal protein S9, producing the protein MSNEFFYGTGRRKSAVARTRIYPGSGQILVNNRPFDEYFPRATLQMIVRQPLNLTKTLGKFDIKATVDGGGVAGQAEALRHGISRALLAFDLELRPTLKRAGLLTRDARIKERKKYGLRSARARFQYSKR
- a CDS encoding DUF58 domain-containing protein, with protein sequence MPPDHTTHPVELGIQRIYILPSKTGAAYAILLVILLLISINYNNPPGYLLTFLLTGLGLVSLFHTHRGLSGLLVNHVPSTPVFAGDRAQFPIIVANPGRRHRYAIQAGWTRTGDAPLMDIPPMAEATFHLGLQTKTRGELRPKRVVVTTIFPLGLFRAWSWVELPLRCLVYPTPAPAALPVPVTAASGSAVSPAQRKDGDEFDGLRTYQPGDSLRRIAWKAVARRTELISKDYAGAAESREILLDWDDLPEEDVEVRLAQLCRLVLDAEAAGNIYSLRVPGQRIIAGSGLRHLHACLTLLALFPAPSRGSP